Genomic segment of Gammaproteobacteria bacterium:
CCACCAGTACGCGCGCATCACCGCCCGTGCGTGGCGCGATCCAGATCTCGTCTCCGTAGGCAAATGCGATTTGCGTCCGCGACAGTGTCGGGGTCTGCAGGAGCAAGGGCGGATTGGCCGTGGCAGCAAAAGGCGCAAACAGAATGAACAACAGGGCAACGAGGGCGACGCGCATGACAGACTCCGTAAGGTGTGGGTAGTGATGGCGCAAAGCCGGGTGAGTATAGGCTATGCTAACGGCAAGGTTGCGGAAACCGGCGCACGAAAGAGATGGAACTGCTGGAACTTCATGAGCCTGTCCGGTCAAATACCATTTCCCCTAGCAAGGAACAGAAGAAATTTCATGACCTTCAAGAACTTTCTGGAGTGCAGCGCGCCGCGCATGTTGAGCGTGCTGCGCATCGTTGTCGGCCTGATGTTCATGCAGCACGGCACCTCCAAGCTGTTTCACTATCCCGCATCCATGGGCCACATAGAATTGTTCTCGCTCATTGGCCTGGCCGGCGTCCTGGAAACCTTCGGCGGCGCGCTGATCGCGCTCGGTTTGTTCACCCGCCCGGTGGCCTTCATTCTTTCCGGTGAAATGGCGTTTGCGTATTTCATGGCACACGCGCCGCGCGGTTTCTTCCCGTTGGTGAATGCCGGAGAGGCGGCGGTGTTCTATTGCTTTGTGTTCCTGTATTTCGCCGCGGCCGGAGGCGGAACCTGGGGATTGGATGCGTGGCTGTGGCGGCCGCGTGCGGCCAAGGTTGCGGTGAGCTGAGGCACGCTGGCAGCCAGCATGAAGGAGTTGAAGCACGAGGCCGAGTTGGTGAAAGCCGCGATTCTCGCCGGCGTGAAATATGCCGAGCAGCGCGGCGCCGCGGTGTTTGAGCCGACGGACTCGGCCAGCGAGAAGATTCTGTACATCTACCGCCTGCTGGTGCACGACAAGCTCATGCAGCCGTTGCCCGAGGACCAGGTGTCGCAGCAGTCCATGCGCCACAAGCTCGCTATCTGGTATGCCAGGCAGTTGCCTCAGGACCATCCACTGCTGAAATGAATCGCCTGGCGAGAGCGTTATGAGTGCCGCGGCGCATCACTGGTACGTTTATTTGCTTGAATGCCGCGGCGGACGGTTGTACGCCGGCATCACCACCGATGTTGCACGGCGCCTGCGTGAGCATCGCGCGGGGAAGAAAGGCGCGCGTTTCACGCGTGCGCATCCACCGGTGAGGCTCGTGGCCGCGGTGCATGTCGCATCCAGGGCAGCGGCGCTCCGGCTGGAGGCGGCCGTCCGGAAACTGCGCCACGCGCAGAAACTGCGCTGGGCGGCCGTGGTGGGGATCGGGAGCACGTGGACCAGTTCGATTACGTGATCGTGGGTGGTGGCGCGGCGGGCTGCGTGCTGGCGAGCCGGCTGTCCGAGGACCCGGCTGTGCGCGTGTGCCTGCTGGAAGCGGGTGGCGAAGGCCGCAACTGGCTGGTGCGCGTGCCCTTCGGCATGGTGTTGAGCGTGCCGACGCCGCTCATCAATTGGGGATTCAAGACGGTTCCGCAAAAAGAGCTGAACGGCCGGCGGCTGTATCAGCCGCGCGGGCGCGTCTTGGGCGGCTCGAGCGCCATCAATGCCATGATCTACACGCGCGGCCACCCCTCCGATTATGACGCGTGGGCCGCGGCCGGAAATCGCGGCTGGTCCTGGAGCGAGGTGCTGCCGTACTTCAAGCGCGCCGAAGCCAACGCACGCTGGAGTAACGCGTACCACGGCGCCGACGGACCGCTGCCGGTGAGCGATGCGTTCACGGACAATCCGATGCACACGGTGTTTCTGGAAGCGGCGCAGCAGGCGGGGTTTCCGTTGACCGAGGATTTCAACGGCGCACGGCAGGAAGGCGTGGGGGTGTATCAGGTAACGCAGCGCCAGGGCGAGCGCTGGAGTGCCGCGCGGGCCTATCTCGAGCCGCAGTTTTCGCGCCCAAACCTGTGTGTGCTTACCGGGGCGCGTGCGCGGCGTGTGCTGTTCGAAGGTCGGCGCGCACACGCCGTAGAATTCCGCCGCGGCGGACGGGTAAAAACGGTTGCCGCGACGGCGGAAATCATCGTGTGCGCCGGCACTTTCCAGTCGCCACAGTTATTGATGCTCTCGGGCATCGGCGACGGCGAGGCGCTCAGGCGCTATGGCATCGCCCTGGTGCAGCACCTGCCGGGCATGGGCGAAAATCTCCAGGATCATCTTGACTACACGCTGATCCAGCGGGCGAAGAGTCCGGATCTCATCGGCTTCTCACCGGGTGGAATTGCGCACCTGTTGCGCGAATTCGGCCGTTACCGTCGCGAGCGTCGCGGCATGTTGGCCACGAACGTGGCCGAAGCGGGCGGCTTCCTCAAGACCGATCCCGCGCTGGAGAAGCCGGACGTGCAACTGCATTTCTGCGTGGCCATCGTTCACAACCACGGTCGCACGTTGCGTCACCTGTTCCACGGCTATTCGCTGCACGTGTGCGTACTGCGTCCGGCAAGCCGCGGGCGCGTGCGGCTCGTGAGTGCCGATCCCGAAGCGGCGCCCGCGATTGATCCTGCCTACCTGAGCGATGCACGCGATTTGGACGTGCTGGTGCGCGGCTTCCGGCTGGCGCGTCGCATTCTCGATGCGCCGGCGTTCAAACCCTACCGTCGCCGCGAACTGTTTACCGCGGATGTGCATTCCGACGAGGACATCCGTGCCGCCATTCGTGCGCGCGCCGAGACTATTTATCACCCGGCGGGCACCAGCCGCATGGGTAGCGACAGAAGCGCAGTAGTGGATGCGGAGCTGCGCGTGCGCGGCGTTGAGGGTTTGCGGGTTGTGGATGCCTCGGTCATGCCGACGCTCATCGGCGGCAACACCCAGGCGCCCACCATGATGATTGCCGAGAAGGCTGCGGATTTATTGCGCCGCGCGTAAACAGCGCGTAGAGGGGTTCGGGTCAGTCTGTATGCGCAGGCGACTGTGCGGGGATAGGCACGGTTGCCTGCTTGAAACCCGGCGGACGGACGTTCGGCAGGAACACGGCGAATATTCCGAGCAGCGGCAGGAACGCACACACCTGATAGACAAAGACGATACTGAATTTGTCGGCCAGCGCCCCGAGTATCGCGGCGCCGATGCCGCCCATGCCGAAGGCCAGTCCATAGAACAGTCCGGATACCACGCCGATGCGGTGCGGCATCATGTCCTGCGCGTACACGATGATCGCGGGGAATGCCGAGGCGAGAATCACGCCGATCACCACGCTCAATACGCCGGTCCACAGCAGGTCCACGTGCGGCAACAGCAGCGTGAAGGGCGCCACGCCCAGAATGGACACCCAGATCACCGCCTTGCGGCCGATGCGATCGCCGAGCGGTCCGCCGATCAGCGTGCCGGCCGCTACCGCAGCCAGGAACACGAACAGGTGGTACTGTGCATCGCGCACTGACGTACCGAAATGGTGGATCAGGTAAAACTCGTAGTAGCTGCTGATGCTCGCCAGATAAAAGAACTTGGAGAAAATCAGCACCATCAGCACCGCCAGCGTGCGGGCAACCAGCTTGCGCGGGTAGCGCGATCCGGCCGCTCTGATCCTGTGTGGTATGCGTTCTGCGATGTGGCGCCGATACCAGCCGCCGACCTGGATGAGCACGACGATCGCAAGCAACGCAGCGAGCGCGAACCACGCGACCTCGCCGCGGCCGTGGCGCAATACCACCCAGGCCGCCAGCAGCGGACCGAGGGAGGCGCCGAAGTTGCCGCCGATCTGGAACACCGATTGCGCCAGACCAAAGCGACCGCCCGACGCCATGCGCGCCACGCGCGAGGACTCGGGGTGGAACACCGAAGAGCCGCTGCCGATGAGCGCCACCGCGATCAGCAGGATCGCAAAGCTGGGCGCCACCGCGAGCAGCACCAGCCCGCTCAGCGTGAAGCACATGCCGACCGGCAATGAATAGGGCATCGGGCGTTTGTCGGTGATCACTCCGACCACCGGCTGCAGCAGTGAGGCGGTCAATTGAAACGTCAGGGTAATCAGCCCGACCTGCAGAAAGCTCAGGTGGAAATCGCCTTTGAGCAGCGGGTAGATCGCCACAATCAGCGACTGCATCATGTCGTTCAGCAGGTGCGAGAAGCTGATGGCGCCGAGCACGTCGTAGCGCGTGACGCGTTTGGGCTGAATCAACTGGTCGGCCGCGGGCTCAGCCACTGCCGGCGATGGGTGCGAGGCGATTTCGTGCATGGAGGGTCCAATCAGCCTGGCACAGTCCGGCGCAGAAGGCGCGGTCGTCATGCTGGGCAAGCTGGCGGAGTTCTCTGGGGCGTGGATGCTGGCGTGCCGTTATGTAATGGCCGGCGCCATTATATCGCCGCAACAGGTTTGCACGGTATGTCGTTGCCGCCGGATTCAGGCGGCACAATTAC
This window contains:
- a CDS encoding DoxX family protein is translated as MTFKNFLECSAPRMLSVLRIVVGLMFMQHGTSKLFHYPASMGHIELFSLIGLAGVLETFGGALIALGLFTRPVAFILSGEMAFAYFMAHAPRGFFPLVNAGEAAVFYCFVFLYFAAAGGGTWGLDAWLWRPRAAKVAVS
- a CDS encoding DUF5062 family protein; translation: MKELKHEAELVKAAILAGVKYAEQRGAAVFEPTDSASEKILYIYRLLVHDKLMQPLPEDQVSQQSMRHKLAIWYARQLPQDHPLLK
- a CDS encoding GIY-YIG nuclease family protein; translation: MSAAAHHWYVYLLECRGGRLYAGITTDVARRLREHRAGKKGARFTRAHPPVRLVAAVHVASRAAALRLEAAVRKLRHAQKLRWAAVVGIGSTWTSSIT
- a CDS encoding choline dehydrogenase — translated: MDQFDYVIVGGGAAGCVLASRLSEDPAVRVCLLEAGGEGRNWLVRVPFGMVLSVPTPLINWGFKTVPQKELNGRRLYQPRGRVLGGSSAINAMIYTRGHPSDYDAWAAAGNRGWSWSEVLPYFKRAEANARWSNAYHGADGPLPVSDAFTDNPMHTVFLEAAQQAGFPLTEDFNGARQEGVGVYQVTQRQGERWSAARAYLEPQFSRPNLCVLTGARARRVLFEGRRAHAVEFRRGGRVKTVAATAEIIVCAGTFQSPQLLMLSGIGDGEALRRYGIALVQHLPGMGENLQDHLDYTLIQRAKSPDLIGFSPGGIAHLLREFGRYRRERRGMLATNVAEAGGFLKTDPALEKPDVQLHFCVAIVHNHGRTLRHLFHGYSLHVCVLRPASRGRVRLVSADPEAAPAIDPAYLSDARDLDVLVRGFRLARRILDAPAFKPYRRRELFTADVHSDEDIRAAIRARAETIYHPAGTSRMGSDRSAVVDAELRVRGVEGLRVVDASVMPTLIGGNTQAPTMMIAEKAADLLRRA
- a CDS encoding MFS transporter, which produces MHEIASHPSPAVAEPAADQLIQPKRVTRYDVLGAISFSHLLNDMMQSLIVAIYPLLKGDFHLSFLQVGLITLTFQLTASLLQPVVGVITDKRPMPYSLPVGMCFTLSGLVLLAVAPSFAILLIAVALIGSGSSVFHPESSRVARMASGGRFGLAQSVFQIGGNFGASLGPLLAAWVVLRHGRGEVAWFALAALLAIVVLIQVGGWYRRHIAERIPHRIRAAGSRYPRKLVARTLAVLMVLIFSKFFYLASISSYYEFYLIHHFGTSVRDAQYHLFVFLAAVAAGTLIGGPLGDRIGRKAVIWVSILGVAPFTLLLPHVDLLWTGVLSVVIGVILASAFPAIIVYAQDMMPHRIGVVSGLFYGLAFGMGGIGAAILGALADKFSIVFVYQVCAFLPLLGIFAVFLPNVRPPGFKQATVPIPAQSPAHTD